In the genome of Caulobacter flavus, the window GCCGGCCTTCGGCGACGGCCCCGGCGGCATCGACCCGGAGCTGACCAATGTCACCTACGACTACCAGACCCGGGTGCTGAGCGCGCGGTTCCGCGAGAGCCGCTACGGCGGCTGCGGACAGCGGCGCGACTGGGTCTGGGACGGCGAACGCTTCGCCCTGATCCGCGACGCCTCGGCCGACTGCATCGGCATGGACGAGGCCGACTGGCCGACGTCGTTCCGCGCCGTGGTCGAGGAGCGCTAGCCCGCCGCCAGCTCGGCCAGGATCGACGGCTTCACCTTCAGGCCGGTGTCGCTGAACGACAGGTCGTCGCGGCCGAAATACTCGTGCTGACGACCGGCGCACCAGTCGGTGGTGACGACGGTCAGGTGGGTCTTGTCGGGACGGGTGGGACCGCTGGCGTAGGCGAAGTCGCCGGTCAGCCGGTCGAACGGGAAGCCCCGGTCCTGGTCGGTGCGCGTGAGGATGTCGGCCAGGGTCCTGGCGTCGACCTGGGCCTTCACGATCCTGCCCTCAAAGCGCACCACCGCGTCGTAGGCGTAGCGGGTCAGCTCGCCGGCCGGCAGGCCCATGCCAAGGGTGGTGTGGCCCATGAAGCCGATGTCGGCGCCCGCGGCCCGGGCCATCAGGCCGGCGACGTGGCGGCCGGTGTCGCCCAGCGACAGCGCCTTGGGGATCCTGGCGACCACCGCCCGCTCCTCGGGCGTCAGGGTGGCGGCGAGCGTGTCCCTGACCTGCCGCGCCAGGGCCGGGTCGGCCGGGCCGCGCGGATCGACGACCACGCGGGAGATGCGGATCGGCTCGGCCTTGCGGGCGCGGTCGATCGTGGCCACCGTCAGCGGCTGGCCCCAGGCGCCGGTGTGGACGTAGCGGCTGGTCCCCTGGGCGTGCTCCACCGTCACGTGGTTGTGGCCGCCCAGGAACAGGGTGCGCTCGGGCAGGCCGGCCAGCAGCGGCCGGTCGGCGGGCAGGCCCGCATGGCTCATCACCACCAGCATGCCGTCCTGGGGCGGCGCGGCCGGCAGGTTGGCCTGCGCCCATGCCGTCGGGGCCGGGATGGCCAGGTCCGGGCGGATCGCCTTGGGATAGGTGTCGATCGAGTTGGTGGCCCAGCCGATCAGGTGGACCGGGAAACCGAGGTCGAGCGTGGCGCGCGAGGAGGCGACGGGCGCGCCGGTGCGCTTGTCGACGATGTTGCTGATCACGGTGATGCCCAGCGCCCGGGCGCGGTCGGCGGCGGCGGCGATGTCCTCGACCAGGTCGGCGTCGTGATTGCCGATGTTGATCACCGTCGGCGCCAGCTTGGCGACCGCCTCCAGGAACGCCCAGTCGAGGGCGCCGTCGGTGCGCTTGGCCACGACGTTGCCGGCCTCGAACAGGTCGCCGTTCAGCAGGATCAGGCTGGGGGCGGCGTCGCGGCGAACGATGCGGCGCATGGCCTCCAGCAGCGCCGGGGTGATCCCGTAGGCCGAGTGCAGGTCCGACAGCATCAGCACCTTGGCCCGGCCGACGGCCGCGCCGGCGTTCGAGCCGAACGAGAGGGCCATGGTCGCGGCCGCGCCACCGCCCAGCACCGTGCGCCGATTGAAACCGTTCATGCCGAACCTCCGATGGCCTCAGCGCCCTGCCTAGAGCGCGCCGGGCGTCGAGGAAACCGTTGAACGGACGTCGAGGCCGAAAAGGGCGGGCGCGCCCTGCGTCCTTCGAGGCTCGGCTACGCCTCGCACCTCAGGATGAGGAGACCTGCACACTGGAATCGTCATCCTGAGGCGCCCGCGAAGCGGGTTCGAAGGACGCACTGCCTCTCACTTCTCGCTGTCGAGGTGGGCCATCATCGCGGCGGCGTAGCGCTCGCCGGCCGCCGCGCCCTTGGGCACCGCCGCCTCGATGGCGACAAGGTCGTCCGCCGACAGCACGACGTCGAGCGCGCCCAAGGCCTCGGTCAGGCGATCCCGACGACGCGCCCCGACCAGCGGGACGATGTCGTCGCCGCGCGAGGCGACCCAGGCGATGGCGATCTGGGCCACCGAGACACCCTTCTGTTCGGCCACCGCGCGCAGGGTCTCGACCAGAGCCAGGTTGCGATCGAGGTTCTCGCCCTGGAAGCGCGGCGAATAGACCCGGAAGTCGCGGGCGCCGCGCTGGGCGTCCTTGCTCCAGTGGCCGCTGATCAGGCCGCGCGACAGCACGCCATAGGCGGTGAGGCCGATGCCGAGCTCGCGCAGGGTGGGCAGGATGGCGTCCTCGATCCCGCGCGAGAGCAGCGAGTATTCGATCTGCAGGTCGCAGATCGGCGCCGTGGCGGCGGCGCGGCGGATGGTCTCGGCGCCCACCTCAGACAGGCCGATGTGGCGGATGTAGCCGGCGTCGCGCAGCTCGGCGAGGGCGCCGATGGTGTCCTCGATCGGCACGTCGGGGTCGAGGCGCGAGGGCCGGTAGACGTCGATATGGTCCACCCGCAGGCGGCGCAGCGAATAGGTCACGAAGTTGCGGATCGCCTTGGGCCGGCTGTCGAAGCCCAGGAAGGCCCCGTCGGGACCGCGCAGGGCGCCGAACTTGACGCTGATCACGGCCTTGTCGCGATCCTGGCCCTGCAGGGCCTGCGCGATCAGCATCTCGTTGTGCCCCATGCCGTAGAAGTCGCCGGTGTCGAGCAGGGTGACGCCGGCCTCCATGGCCGCGTGGATGGTGGCGATGGCCTCGGCGCGGTCGGCGGGGCCGTAGAGGTCGTCGGACATCCCCATGCAGCCGAGGCCGAGGGCCGAGACGGCGGGACCGGTGGTTCCGAGCTTGAGCGTGCGCATGACGGTTCTCCTGTCGGCGGCCGGGGGAGGGCCGCGGGTGTTGGACAAGCCGACTATGACCTCGCGCGACCTGTGCGATAATCCGGCCGACGGCGCACGGGCCGTTCGGAATTTCGCACAATGGCCAGTCCCGACCTCGCCGATCTCGACGCCTTCGCCGCCGTCGCCCGGGCCAGGAGCTTTCGCGGCGCGGCCGTGGGGCGCGGGGTGTCGCCCTCGTCGCTGAGCGAGGCGGTGCGGCGGCTGGAGGCGGCGCTGGGCGTGCGGCTGCTCAACCGCACCACCCGCAGCGTCACGCCGACGGAAGCCGGCCAGCGCCTGCTCGAACGGCTGGCGCCGGCCCTGGCAGACGTGGCCGGGGCGCTGGACGCGGTGAACCAGTTCCGCGACAGCCCGACCGGAACCCTTAAGCTGAACGTGCCCGTCGTGGTGGCGCGCCTGGTCCTGCCCGACTTCGTCGGCCCGTTCCTGAAAGCCAATCCCGGGATCACCCTGGAGATCACCGCCGAGGACACCTTCGTCGACGTGCTGGCGGCCGGCGCCGACGCCGGCGTGCGCTACGGCGAGCGGCTGGAGAAGGACATGATCGCCGTGCCGCTGTCGGGTCCGCAGCGCTACCAGGCGGCCGCCTCGCCCGCCTTCCTGGCCCGCCACGGCGTGCCCCGCCATCCGCGCGACCTGTTGTCGCTGCCCTGCATCCGGCACCGGTTCTCCAGCGGCGCGATCATCGTCATGGAGTTCGAGAAGGACGGCGAGGTCGTGCGCATCGCGCCCGACGGGCCGCTGATCAGCTCGTCGCTGGAACTGGAGCTGCGGGCGGCCGAGGAGGGCCTGGGCGTCGTCGCCAGCTTCGAGGGTTTCCTCGCCCCGTCGGTGGCCGCGGGCCGCCTGGTGCCGATCCTGGAGGACTGGAATCCGCCGTTCGAGGGTCCCTTCCTCTACTATCCCAGCCGTCGCCACATGCCCGCGCCCCTGCGGGCCTTCATCGACTTCATTCGGGCCCGACGGGCAGAAGCCTGAATTTCCAGCGCGTTTGCCCCCTGTTCACCGTCGCCTGCCATGCTCGGCGCGAAAGAACGAGGGGCCACCGCCGATGATCGTCCGCCGCCGCACCACCGCCTGCCTTGGCGGGGCGCTCGCCCGCGCCGCTGGCCGCCTGCGCGGTTTCCGTTCCGACCGGCGCGGCGCCCTCGCCGTCTGGGTGGCCCTGGGCCTGATCCCCCTTTGCCTGCTGGTGTTCGGCGTCTTCGATCTGAGCCGCATGAGCGTCGAGCGCCGGCGCCTGCAGGACTCTCTCGACGCCGCCACCCTGATCGCGGCCCGCTCGACCGCCACCGACACCGCCACCCTCACCACGCTCGGCAACGCCGCCCTGACCTCGGAGCTGGGCAAGACCGCCACCTCCTCCAGCTTCGTCGGCTCGACCAACGGCAAGCAGGTCACCGGCACCGCCAGCGTCACCATCGCCCCCATCATCCTGGGCCTGATCGGCAAGAAGGAACTGACCGTCGGCGCCCAGTCGGTGGTCGTGCGCGCCGCCAACAACCTCGAGATCGCCCTGGTGCTCGACATCACCGGCTCGATGGCCGGCACGCGCATCAGCGACCTGAAGACCGCCGCCACCGACCTCGTCGACATCGTCGTGCAGGACGTCCAGGACCCCTACTATTCCAAGGTCGCCATCGTGCCCTACTCGATGGGCGTCAACGTCGGGACCTATGCCGACGCGGTGCGCGGCGCGGTCCCCAGCTCGGCCCTGGCCTCGGCCGCGTGGAACACCGCCACGACCAAGACGGTCTCCAGCTTCACCTCGGGCACCTCTTCGACGGTAACCACCTCGGCCGCCCACGGCCTGGCGGTCAACGACTACGTCATGGTGCTGGGCTCCAACCAGAGCAGCATGAACGGCAAGGTGCTGAGGGTGACCTCGGTCGGCTCGACCACCAAGTTCACCGGCGCCAACCAGTCGGGCACGTCGATCAGCGCCGGCTCCAGCGGCACGGTCTACAAGTGCCTGAACTCGGGCTGCACCTTCGTCATCACCACCAAGGCCGCGCACGTCTTCCAGGCCGGCGACCAGCTGACCCTGGCCGGGATCACGGGCCTGACGGCGCTGAACAGCGCCACCCCGACGATCAACTCGATCTCGGGCCTGGCCCTGACCACCAACCTCTCGGGCTCGGCCAGCACCTCCTACGCCACCGTCACCGCCGGCGCGAACGGCACGGGCTCGTGCCTGAGCACCTCGCGCAGCGACATCAGCTGCGCCAACCTGAACTTCACCAACGCCAGCGGCAGCGCCAAGACCCTGGCCCTCAGCACCTGCGCCACCGAGCGCACCGGAACCTACGCCTATACCGACGACGCTCCGACCACCGCCCTTGTCGGCCGCAACTACCCGGCCTCGAGCAACCCCTGCCCCACGCCCAAGATCACCCCGCTGACCTCCGACCGCACGACGCTGAAGAACCAGATCTCGGCGCTGGACGACGGCGGCTCGACCGCCGGCCAGATCGGCCTGGCCTGGGGCTGGTACATGGTGTCGCCGAACTTCGCCTATCTGTGGCCCAACAGCGCCCAGAAGCCGGCCGCCTACGGCACGGCCGAGACCATGAAGATCGTCGTGATGATGACCGACGGCGCCTTCAACACCCCCTATTGCAAGGGCGTGATCGCCAGCAACGCCGGCTCGGGCTCGGGCTCGGCCTCCGATCACATCAACTGTAACGCCACCAACGGCGACGCCACGGCCCAGGCCAAGGAGCTGTGCACCAAGATCAAGGCCAAGAACGTGATCATCTTCACGGTCGGCTTCGACGTCGACTCCACCGCCAAGTCGATGCTGACCACGTGCGCCACCAAGACCAGCCAGGCCTATTTCCCGGCCACCGGCGGCGAACTGAAGACCGCCTTCAAGTCGATCGCCCAGGAGATCTCGGCCCTGCGGATCGCCAAGTAGCCCTCGAGGCCGCCGGCATGAAAAAGGCCCCGTTCTCGCGGACGGGGCCTTCGTCGTTCTGGACCAGGCGCTGGCCGGTCAGGCCAGCTTGATCTCGCGCAGGCGCTGCTGGAGGAACTCGTCGGCGGTGATCGACTCCGGATAGCGATCCGGGTTCTCCGCGGTGACGCAGTTGGGCAGGGTCTTGATCTCGTAGTCCGACGCGAAGTGCAGGAAGAACGGCGTCGAGTAGCGCGGCAGGTGGCGGCGCTCCGGCGGCGGGTTCTGCACGCGGTGGATGGTCGAGGGCAGGACGTGGTTGGTCAGGCGCTCGAGCATGTCGCCGATGTTGATGACGATGCAGCCCGGCGGCGGGTTGATCGGCAGCCACTCGCCGTTCCGGTCCAGGAGCTCAAGACCCCCTTCTTCCGCGCCGAGCAGCAGCGTGATGGTGTTGATGTCGCCGTGGGCGCCGGCGCGCACGCCGGTGGCGTCCTGCGGGATCGGCGGATAGTGCAGCAGGCGCAGCACGCTGTTGCCGTTCTCGACGGTCGGCTTGAAGAACTCGCGATCGAGCTTCAGGTAGGTGGCGATGGCTTCCAGCACCTTGCCGCCCATGCCGTCGAGCGCGTTGTACAGCCAGCTGACGTCATGCTTGAAGGCCGGAATCTCGGCCGGCCAGACGTTGTCGGCCATGGTGGCGCGGAAGCGGTGGCCGGGCGGCAGGTCGCGGCCCATGTGCCAGAATTCCTTCAGGTCGTAGTGCGTGGCGCCCTTGGCGGTCTCGACGCCGAACGGGATGTAGCCGCGCGCGCCGCCCTTGACCCCGGCGTACTGCTTCTTGGTCTCGACCGGCAGGGCGAAGAAGGCCTTGGTGTCGGAAATGGCCGCGTCGATGCGATCCTGCGGCAGGTCGTACTCCGACAGCACCGCGAAGCCATAGCGCTCGAACGAGGCGCCCAGCTCCTGGGCGAAGCGCGCGAAGTCCTTGCTGTAGAGAGTGAACGAGATGGGCTCGATGGCGGATGCGGACACGGTTGGCCTTCGAAGGTGAGAAAAACGGGCGAAGATTAGTAAGACGGGCCTTACTACACCCAAGAGGCGGCGGAACGAAGGCCGTTCATTCCCCGCTCATGTGGTTTGTCGGAACTTGACTATAAACGGGCGCGTTTGCCCGGCTCGAGCTTACACTCGGCACGACCAACGACAGGATCCCGGCCATGATGACCAAGAAGACCGCGTTCCGCGCCTCCGCCCTCGCCGCCCTTCTGATCGGCGCCGGCGCGATGACGGCCTGCACCACCACCGACCCGTACACGGGCATGCCGGTGCGCAACAACACCGGCACGGGCGCCCTGGCCGGCGCGGCCGGCGGCGCCCTTCTGGGCTACCTGACCAACACCAACAAGGGCGAGCAGGGCCGCAAGAACGCCCTGATCGGCGCGGGCATCGGCGCGCTGGCCGGCGGCGCCGTCGGCAACTACATGGACCGCCAGCAGGCCGACTTCCGCCGCAGCCTGGAAGGCTCGGGCGTGATGATCCGCCGCAACGGCGACCAGATCGTGCTGGTCATGCCCAGCGACGTGACCTTCGCCGTCGACAAGTCGGACGTGCAGCCGCAGTTCACCCGCGTGCTCGACAACGTGGCCCGCACCCTCAACGCCTATCCGCAGACCACCATCGACGTCGTCGGCCACGCCGACAGCAGCGGTCCGGACGCCTACAACCAGACCCTGTCGGAGCGCCGCGCCGGCTCGGTGGCGGGCTATCTGACCGGGCCGGGCCGCGTGCTGCCCGACCGCGTCTTCGTCGCCGGCCAGGGCGAGCGCCAGCCGATCGCCTCCAACGACACCGCCGAGGGCCGCGCCCAGAACCGCCGGGTCGAGATCATCCTGCGCCCGCTGACGTAAGGAGCGGGCCCGACGGGATCGCTCTTGAAAGGGCGGGGCGGCTTGACCAGCGGCCCCGCCCTTCGCTTTACAGGGGCCATGAAGACCCGCGCCGACCTCATCGCCTTCTTCGACGCTCACGACGTCGACCATTCCACCCTCGACCACCCGCCCGTGTTCCGCGTCGAGGAGGGGCTCGAGATCAAGAAGGCCCTGCCCGGCGGCCACACCAAGAACCTGTTCCTCAAGGACGCCAAGGGTCAGCTGTGGCTGATCTCGGCCCTGGGCGAGACGGCGATCGACCTGAAGAAGCTGCATCACGTGATCGGGTCGGGCCGGCTGTCGTTCGGCCCCGAGGCGATGATGGTCGAGACCCTGGGCGTGACGCCCGGCTCGGTCACCGCCTTCGGCCTGATCAACGACGGCGAGCGCAGGATCCGCTTCGTGCTGGACAAGGCGCTGGCCGACGCCGATCCGGTCAACTTCCACCCGCTGAAGAACGACGCCACCACCGCCGTCAGCCAGGCGGGCTTCCGCAAGTTCCTGGCCGCCCTGGGCGTCGAGCCGATGATCGTCGACTTCGAGGCGATGGCCGTCGTCGGCTAGCGCTGAGGGCCCACCCGCACGCGCAGGCACGGGCCGCGGGCGCGAACGCTGGGCTCGCCGGCGCAGTCGACGTCGACGCTGGCCGCCCGCGCGGCCGTCAGCTTGCGGCCAGCGGGGGTGGAGAGGCAGTCGCCCAGGATCCTGGCCATCCTCTCCAGCGTCACATAGTGGGTCGTCTGGGCGTAGCCGTCCCACAGCAGGGTGCGCGCCTCGTCGGCGTCGACGGCGAGGCGGCCAGGACCGCATACATGTAAATCCCGTCCTCGACCTCGTCGGCCGGCCAGAAGAACACAGCCTCGCGGCTGTCGGTCGGCGGCGTCGAGCCGACGAAGGCCAGCAGCGGCTCGCACGCCATCGCCTTGCCCGGGCCGGCGGGAGCCGCCGCCTGGGCCGCCGCCGCGTGGCCGCCGAGGCCGAGCGCCGTCGCCAGGGACAGCCCCGCGAGGGCGCGCGATGCGAGACGATGGATCATGTGGCTCCCGGCGGCGCGCCCCGAACGGGCGGCGCGCACCATCGCCGCCAAACGTCTCGACAGCAAGAAGGCGCAGCCCCCGATTGCGAACCGCCTCGCCAAGGACCATCTTGCGGCGCTGAGCGTCCGCGCATGAGAGAAGAAGCAGTCATGTCCCTGATCGGTGAAAAGCCGGCCCCCATCCCGGCCGGCGGCCAAAACGGCGGCAAGAGCGAGCACATCAAGGACGGGACCGACGCCAGCTTCATGGCCGACGTCATCGAGGCCTCGAAGACCCAGCCGGTCATCGTCGACTTCTGGGCCACCTGGTGCGGCCCCTGCCGCCAGCTGACCCCGGCGCTGGAGAAGGTGGTCGCCGCCGCCAAGGGCGCGGTCAAGCTGGTCAAGATCGACGTCGACAAGAACCCGGGCTTCGCCGGCCAGCTGCGCGTGCAGTCGATCCCCACCGTCTACGCCTTCGTCGACGGCCAGCCGGTGGACGGCTTCCAGGGCGCCCTGCCCGAAAGCCAGATCCAGCAGTTCGTCGAGCGCATCTCGGGCCCGCCCGCGGCCGGCGCCCTGGACGAGCTCCTGGCCATGGCCAAGGAAAGCCTGGAACTGGGCGACCTGGGCGGCGCGGCCCAGGCCTTCGCCCAGGTGCTGCAGATGGAGCCGGAGAACATCAAGGCGCTGGGGGGCCTGGCCCGCTGCTACCTGGCCGGCGGCGACGCCGACCTGGCCGCCGAGATCGTCGCCCGCGCCCCCGACGGCGCCAAGGACCCGGACCTGGAAAGCGTGCGCGCGGCCCTAAAGCTCGCGCAGGCCGCCCCGTCCGAGACCTCAGCCTTCGAACAGCGCCTGGCCGCGAACGCCGACGACCACGAGGCCCGCTTCGAGCTGGCCAAGGCCCTGGCCGGCGCCGGCCAGCTCGACGCGGCCTGCGACCAGCTGCTGACCATCATCGAGCGCGACCGCGCCTGGAACGACGACGCCGCCCGCAAGCAGCTGCTGACGGTGTTCGAGGCGGCCGGGCCGACCTCGGAAGTCGCCAAGCAGGGCCGCAAGCGCCTGTCGTCGATCCTGTTCAGCTAGAGTGCGCCAGGCGTGCGGGCGGCATCGCCGCCCGACGCGCTTCAAACCTGGGAAACCCCGGCGGGGTCACGCGTTCAGAACAGTCCAGTCAAGGAGGCCGCCATGCCGGGCGTATACCGGAAGACCCTCGACCTGCCGCTGGTGATCCCCGTGTTCCCGCTGGACGGGGCGCTGCTCCTGCCCGGCGGCCAGCTGCCGCTGAACATCTTCGAGCCGCGCTATCTGAACATGCTCGACGACGCCATGTCGGGCGAGCGGATGATCGGCATGGTCCAGACCCGGCCGGGCGGCGACGCCTCGCGGCCGGCCCTGGCGCCGATCGGCTGCGCGGGCCGGGTGACCAGCTTCGCCGAGACCAGCGACGGCCGATACCTGATCACCCTGACCGGGGTGGCGCGGTTCAAGCTGGGCGAGGAACTGCCGGCGCGCACGCCGTATCGCCAGGTGCGGGCCGACTTCACCCCCTTCGACCTGGATCTGCGCGAGGACCAGCAGGAGACGGCAGGCGACGCCGCGCCGCTGCTCAACGCCCTGCGCCGCTATCTCGACCACAGGGGACTGGCCATCGACTGGAGCGAGGCCCAGGCCGCGCCGTCCGACGCCCTGATCAACAGCCTGGCCATGGCCCTGCCGTTCGATCCGCTGGAGAAGCAGGCCCTGCTGGAGGCCCGCACCCTCGCCGACCGCCGCAGCACCCTGGTGGCGCTGCTGGAGATCGACGCCGCCCAGGACGACGACGAGCCGCCCTCGGTGCAGTAGGGCTACGGCTTCACCGCATCCCAGGCGGCCACCTGGTAGCCGTTTTCGGACAGGCATTGGCCCATGGCGGCCTTGTGCCGCTCGTCCAGCGCGGCGCGCACGCCCTTAGAGCCCTTGGCCTTGTCGTAGGGAACCTTGAGCACCAGCCCCGTGGGGCCGGGCTGCAGGTCGCGGGCCGTGGCGCTGGCCGGATGCACCTTGAAGCCGCTGGTCTTGCCGGCCCTCACCTCGTCGCGGCACGAGACGAAGGTGCTGGCGAAGGCCTTCTCGTCGCTGGCCTTGGTCGACAGGCGCGGGCTGTAGGCGTTTTCGCCGCCCATGGTGCCGCAGGCGGCGAGGGTCAGCGTGCTGGTGGCCACGGCGGCGGCCAGGAAGGTCCGTTCGATGACGGTCATGTGGCTATCCGGGATCGTTGTTATCGCTCCTGCGACAACCGCGACCATGCGCCGGAGGTTCCGCGCAGGGTTGCCCATTTGGCAACCTGCTCTAGAACAACGCCATGACCGCCGCTCCTCCGCCCCCGCCCGTCGACGTCGATCCGCGCCTGCTGGAGGTGCTGGTCTGTCCGGTGACCCGCGCGCCGCTGTTCTACGACCGCGCCCGTGGCGAGCTTGTCAGCCACACGGCCAAGCTGGCCTATCCGATCCGCGACGGCGTGCCGATCATGCTGCCGGAAGAAGCCCGCAGCCTGGCGGACGGAGAGTAGCACTCCCTCCGGCCCTCCGGGCCACCTCTCCCAGAGGGGGAGGATCTAAAGCGCCAAGATGCTCCCCCTCTGGGGGAGCTGTCGGCAAAGCCGACTGAGGGGGTTCTACAGCGACGCCCCGCGCAGCAGCTTGGGTAGGTCCCCCACCCCGCCGCCGGCCTCGTGCATGAAGAACCGGCGCGCCGGGGCGATGCGGTTGACCGCCGCCATGCCGATCCCGCGGGCGGCGCGCAGCAGCGGATTGTCGTTCGAGAACAGCCGCACGAAGCCGTCGAAGGCCAGGGCGTTGGTGACATTGTCGAACCGCCGCCAGCGGGCATAGCGCTCCAGCGTCGCTTCGGCGCCGATGTCCTCGCCGTTGCGGATCGCCTCGACCACCACCTCGGCCAAGGCCGCGGCGTCCTTCAGGCCCAGGTTCAGCCCCTGGC includes:
- the trxA gene encoding thioredoxin; translated protein: MSLIGEKPAPIPAGGQNGGKSEHIKDGTDASFMADVIEASKTQPVIVDFWATWCGPCRQLTPALEKVVAAAKGAVKLVKIDVDKNPGFAGQLRVQSIPTVYAFVDGQPVDGFQGALPESQIQQFVERISGPPAAGALDELLAMAKESLELGDLGGAAQAFAQVLQMEPENIKALGGLARCYLAGGDADLAAEIVARAPDGAKDPDLESVRAALKLAQAAPSETSAFEQRLAANADDHEARFELAKALAGAGQLDAACDQLLTIIERDRAWNDDAARKQLLTVFEAAGPTSEVAKQGRKRLSSILFS
- a CDS encoding metallophosphoesterase, which encodes MNGFNRRTVLGGGAAATMALSFGSNAGAAVGRAKVLMLSDLHSAYGITPALLEAMRRIVRRDAAPSLILLNGDLFEAGNVVAKRTDGALDWAFLEAVAKLAPTVINIGNHDADLVEDIAAAADRARALGITVISNIVDKRTGAPVASSRATLDLGFPVHLIGWATNSIDTYPKAIRPDLAIPAPTAWAQANLPAAPPQDGMLVVMSHAGLPADRPLLAGLPERTLFLGGHNHVTVEHAQGTSRYVHTGAWGQPLTVATIDRARKAEPIRISRVVVDPRGPADPALARQVRDTLAATLTPEERAVVARIPKALSLGDTGRHVAGLMARAAGADIGFMGHTTLGMGLPAGELTRYAYDAVVRFEGRIVKAQVDARTLADILTRTDQDRGFPFDRLTGDFAYASGPTRPDKTHLTVVTTDWCAGRQHEYFGRDDLSFSDTGLKVKPSILAELAAG
- a CDS encoding TadE/TadG family type IV pilus assembly protein; this translates as MIVRRRTTACLGGALARAAGRLRGFRSDRRGALAVWVALGLIPLCLLVFGVFDLSRMSVERRRLQDSLDAATLIAARSTATDTATLTTLGNAALTSELGKTATSSSFVGSTNGKQVTGTASVTIAPIILGLIGKKELTVGAQSVVVRAANNLEIALVLDITGSMAGTRISDLKTAATDLVDIVVQDVQDPYYSKVAIVPYSMGVNVGTYADAVRGAVPSSALASAAWNTATTKTVSSFTSGTSSTVTTSAAHGLAVNDYVMVLGSNQSSMNGKVLRVTSVGSTTKFTGANQSGTSISAGSSGTVYKCLNSGCTFVITTKAAHVFQAGDQLTLAGITGLTALNSATPTINSISGLALTTNLSGSASTSYATVTAGANGTGSCLSTSRSDISCANLNFTNASGSAKTLALSTCATERTGTYAYTDDAPTTALVGRNYPASSNPCPTPKITPLTSDRTTLKNQISALDDGGSTAGQIGLAWGWYMVSPNFAYLWPNSAQKPAAYGTAETMKIVVMMTDGAFNTPYCKGVIASNAGSGSGSASDHINCNATNGDATAQAKELCTKIKAKNVIIFTVGFDVDSTAKSMLTTCATKTSQAYFPATGGELKTAFKSIAQEISALRIAK
- a CDS encoding prolyl-tRNA synthetase associated domain-containing protein; translated protein: MKTRADLIAFFDAHDVDHSTLDHPPVFRVEEGLEIKKALPGGHTKNLFLKDAKGQLWLISALGETAIDLKKLHHVIGSGRLSFGPEAMMVETLGVTPGSVTAFGLINDGERRIRFVLDKALADADPVNFHPLKNDATTAVSQAGFRKFLAALGVEPMIVDFEAMAVVG
- a CDS encoding aldo/keto reductase, with protein sequence MRTLKLGTTGPAVSALGLGCMGMSDDLYGPADRAEAIATIHAAMEAGVTLLDTGDFYGMGHNEMLIAQALQGQDRDKAVISVKFGALRGPDGAFLGFDSRPKAIRNFVTYSLRRLRVDHIDVYRPSRLDPDVPIEDTIGALAELRDAGYIRHIGLSEVGAETIRRAAATAPICDLQIEYSLLSRGIEDAILPTLRELGIGLTAYGVLSRGLISGHWSKDAQRGARDFRVYSPRFQGENLDRNLALVETLRAVAEQKGVSVAQIAIAWVASRGDDIVPLVGARRRDRLTEALGALDVVLSADDLVAIEAAVPKGAAAGERYAAAMMAHLDSEK
- a CDS encoding OmpA family protein; this translates as MTKKTAFRASALAALLIGAGAMTACTTTDPYTGMPVRNNTGTGALAGAAGGALLGYLTNTNKGEQGRKNALIGAGIGALAGGAVGNYMDRQQADFRRSLEGSGVMIRRNGDQIVLVMPSDVTFAVDKSDVQPQFTRVLDNVARTLNAYPQTTIDVVGHADSSGPDAYNQTLSERRAGSVAGYLTGPGRVLPDRVFVAGQGERQPIASNDTAEGRAQNRRVEIILRPLT
- a CDS encoding isopenicillin N synthase family dioxygenase, which translates into the protein MSASAIEPISFTLYSKDFARFAQELGASFERYGFAVLSEYDLPQDRIDAAISDTKAFFALPVETKKQYAGVKGGARGYIPFGVETAKGATHYDLKEFWHMGRDLPPGHRFRATMADNVWPAEIPAFKHDVSWLYNALDGMGGKVLEAIATYLKLDREFFKPTVENGNSVLRLLHYPPIPQDATGVRAGAHGDINTITLLLGAEEGGLELLDRNGEWLPINPPPGCIVINIGDMLERLTNHVLPSTIHRVQNPPPERRHLPRYSTPFFLHFASDYEIKTLPNCVTAENPDRYPESITADEFLQQRLREIKLA
- a CDS encoding LysR family transcriptional regulator is translated as MASPDLADLDAFAAVARARSFRGAAVGRGVSPSSLSEAVRRLEAALGVRLLNRTTRSVTPTEAGQRLLERLAPALADVAGALDAVNQFRDSPTGTLKLNVPVVVARLVLPDFVGPFLKANPGITLEITAEDTFVDVLAAGADAGVRYGERLEKDMIAVPLSGPQRYQAAASPAFLARHGVPRHPRDLLSLPCIRHRFSSGAIIVMEFEKDGEVVRIAPDGPLISSSLELELRAAEEGLGVVASFEGFLAPSVAAGRLVPILEDWNPPFEGPFLYYPSRRHMPAPLRAFIDFIRARRAEA
- a CDS encoding LON peptidase substrate-binding domain-containing protein; this encodes MPGVYRKTLDLPLVIPVFPLDGALLLPGGQLPLNIFEPRYLNMLDDAMSGERMIGMVQTRPGGDASRPALAPIGCAGRVTSFAETSDGRYLITLTGVARFKLGEELPARTPYRQVRADFTPFDLDLREDQQETAGDAAPLLNALRRYLDHRGLAIDWSEAQAAPSDALINSLAMALPFDPLEKQALLEARTLADRRSTLVALLEIDAAQDDDEPPSVQ
- a CDS encoding Trm112 family protein produces the protein MTAAPPPPPVDVDPRLLEVLVCPVTRAPLFYDRARGELVSHTAKLAYPIRDGVPIMLPEEARSLADGE